The Arachis ipaensis cultivar K30076 chromosome B07, Araip1.1, whole genome shotgun sequence genomic interval ACGCTTTTGAAAGGATCACATCTGCGAGTATACCAGTTGCTCTATCGACACACTTTTATTAAACTATGGCCACGGTTACTTTGTTGTCATGCTTTAAAAGTGTGGCTGTATATATAACCCTATAACCATGTTTTCTAAGTGCGCTCTCTGGTGGAGATTCAACCACACTTGGAAAGCGTACTAATAATTGAAGATATGACTACGTTTTTTAAATTGTGTGCCTATATGTGaacctattgccacgcttttaaagcgtggctatagctaaatctaactaaaaaaatCTTGATATATGCTTTTACATGTACTCTAATGCCctcaaaaaacaataaaaaacctTGACAATAATTgcatcaaacataaattttttCCCTTAATAGTTTATAACAAAATGTAATAGAACAAATAGCTAAATTAGCAAATgatcaaagaaaataaaataaaacaaattaaaaatccaatttgtAAACACTCAAATTTATGTTCCTATACTTGGTAAAAGCCTACAACCATGTCATCTCTATACATGCAACGACCACCTACACGAAATTTACAAACATAAACaaaaaagaatttttaaaaagAGAATTAAGAAATGTGATATTGAATCACCCCAAACTTCACAAATAATCTGCAAGTATGATCATATAAACAACGAAAAAACAGAAGGTAAGCAAATTATAAAACAATTAGGGAAAATACAATAAATCCTGCACGATTTTTATATCAATCTCTTAAGACATTTATACTTACTGTATTAGGTTTGAAGGCCCCCTAGAATAATCTAGGAAGATTTGCTCCCTAGAATAAACAAGCAGATGACGATGATGAATATTGATGAATCAATAATATATTACGAACTATTTAAAGTTATATAGGTATTACCTGTTTTGTCCCCAAATCCAGAGCCTCCCAGTTGAAATGGTACCATCATTTTCACGAGGCTCTACAATGCAAGCAGAACAATGTGCTTCGTAGGACACAAATTTCATGAACTCTGACTCTAATTTCTTCACTTTCTTTGGATATTTCCTTCGCTCCTCAGTTCCATCACCCAGTTGACCAAAGTCATTAGCCACTGAAAAACATCATATGCATAGTGTTAGCCTCTTATCACTTCTATATTTATTGAACATTTTAAATTTGTCAATTATGAAAATAAGTtcttttaaagctgcatgatttCTATGCAAACTGTTCCAGTTTTACAACGGAACAATATGCCATCGACTGATGCATGTAGCCATTATTTCTAGCAGAATAAAGCTTAGTGTTTTTGTTATCATTCATAGCTTATTGATTAGTCATCAAGTAAAAATTAATTGCAATTACTGGCCTCCCGATAAGGCAAGTTTTTCCTagaaaaataaaatccaatcccAAAATTAAAATACTTTTAGTTCCTTTATTTTGAAACATGGCTATAGAAATGAATGCACGATCCAATCAATTAATTAAATGAAAATGCTAGTGAGCAAGCATGTCCAATTAAAAAGTGGGATTTAGAATAGACGTGCAGTTAAGCAAAGTTGGGGCCATGTTTTATTTATCAAAGACATCTGAATAAAATCAATGTCCATGGTTTTATGTTTATCATTGTTTTAATTAAGGAAAACGCTTTCTTTGAAAGGATGTCTATAAATGATTGAGGGTAACACGAAACAAAACATAAGATACTCCATACCTTATTTTTTTCTCTTCCATTAATTTTTCTTTATGTTGATTCTTGCAAGTGTTGGTCCATGAATTAGGTCGCTTTTGGGCTAGCTTGCTTGAAAGCAACAGTGGGAGTTATTCTACAGCTCCTCCTCTGATTATCTTGGAAGAGTTCTCCAACGAACCAGTCAAGTTTCTCGAAATTACTTTGCTCGCCGATCCGCTTCCCTCCAAACAGCACTGACTCTACATTCTCCTGCTTCAACATCTCATTCGCCAACCCAATCAGCATTTTTACATTCTCAGGACTTGAATCTGTATCCACATTGGGTCAACATCGCCCCATCCTAGAGCTGTTTGCCTGTCCTCATTTTTTTAAATTGCTTAGAAAATCTTTCAAGTTGAAATTAAATACAGTACCCGAATTTAAGTACAAATGAATGAATGAAGTACACAGAAAAAACAGTTAAAGAAAAGTATTGAAAGATGAGAAACACACATCCATCATTAATCATGAAAGTAAAAGCAACCTAACAACTTCTTGTGGTGTTTAGAATATGATCGAAATTAGAATAGCCTTTATTAGTTTACCTAAACATTGAGTGGCTCATTGAAACCCCTGCAACCAAATCAATGTTCATAGATTTGAACATGAAAACCATATACTTCCCTATACATACACAGAGCTCTGAGCACCTAAACTGAAATCTTCCTAGAACTTTAAACACTTTAATGTTGAAAAAATGGAAACCTAGTTCTGAACTAATGAAACTTATCTCACATCATATACCAGATCAGTTGAGGTCAGTGAGGCAAGGAAAAGTATCGATACATTAAACAGCCAGATTTCATGGCAAGCATTTACGATGAGCATTAGCCAATGCAAATGAAACTCATCTTCTGGGGTTAGCAGTCCAATTTCTCATGCCTCCACCAATAGTTAAACTCAAAGCCATAGCAAAAATTTCCATGTAACTAAAACAGAGAAAGGGGAATCTCAGGAGGTGACGGAGTTGTGGCTCCAACAAACAAATTTGCATACATTGAAACAGACAGAGAATAAATCTGTAGCTTCTTGTGTTATGGTGAGGATTGAGCGTCGATTGAGGGTGGAGCAACGATTGAGGGAGGAGCGAGAGAGAGTGACCGCCGAGGGAGGCCTTGCGAGCGAGAGTGGCACCGACGGAGGGCGCACCAATGGAGGGTGCGCCGACGGAGGCAGCATCGATGGATGGTTGCGAGAGCGGGCCGCGAGAGAGGGCTGGTTGTTCTCAGCGATGAGGAGGGCTGCGAGGGTTTTTTCCCTTAGCTTAGTCAGGTTCtctgaaaaagaattaaaagtgTATTGGAGGAAAAATTGGTGGGAAATCTAAATCTTTCATGGGAATCTGATGTCCAAATAATTAGAGAATAGGGCGCGCTTTAAACGTGACtgtagcgaaaaaaaaaaaaactagctgCGCTTCAAAAATGTGCCTGTTTTTCTGTATGGTTGGTAAGCGTGAATGCGTGATATCTAAAAATTGTCAAATTACTGATGAATCGCTACTCTCATAAAATTATGATTGATTCTTTTCGGTCATGCTTTTAAAGCATAGCGCGGTAAGAAAAAGGGCAGCTAAATCTCTAATAAATTGCCATCTTCATGAAAATATGGCTATTAACTTCTTTTGTCCACGTTTTTGCAGTGTGACAAAATGCGTGGtgacataattttttttgtagtgagaggagaaagaaaaggagaagaaataaaaaaaatatacagcAACATACAATAGCAATAAAAAAAtgataatgaaaagaaaatacgTGAACAAAAAAAATAACACAATGAAAAATGGTGATTTGCGCATGTTATATAAATGACTTATGTTGggttttgactaatttaatggaCAAATGACAAAAATGAGAAATGCTAGAGATAAAATACAAATGACAaaataactttataataatttaat includes:
- the LOC110264237 gene encoding uncharacterized protein LOC110264237; translated protein: MEEKKIRVANDFGQLGDGTEERRKYPKKVKKLESEFMKFVSYEAHCSACIVEPRENDGTISTGRLWIWGQNREQIFLDYSRGPSNLIQLFVKFGVIQYHIS